One genomic segment of Stigmatella erecta includes these proteins:
- a CDS encoding MFS transporter, which yields MPSMPEWLQKLLPILILLAAIGLVFARLPKVELGHSEAFKRRRFFNWFPLGMTYAFLYMGRYNVNIATSAMGNRTTNADFGTIFFWGTIVYGVAFLLNGPLTDRLGGRKTILLSAAGSSVCNVLMGAVVYAVLTQNWQPPGGLVAVLSVLYAANMYFQSFGAVSIVKVNAAWFHVRERGLLGGVFGILISLGVYFAYDWSALIVKAAPTYWVFFVPAAILLAFVVLDFFVIRDTPGDTGHPDFDTADASSGDTGPQLGLKAVVSRMLRNPTIVVILLIEFCSGYMRNAIMQWYPKFAKATGIGGTFVASNWGMLLCVAGITGGMFAGVISDRLFDSRRGPVSAVLYAGMSAGAVASLFLIDSMMLGWTVIFMSLCVIGVHGMLSGTASMDFGGKKNAGVAVGIIDGAVYLGTAAQSLLLGSILPSGEAAKSAANWSNWPIALVPLSFAGLLLATRVWNARPQPKAAPLPTAAPVETLPAPRTGTEG from the coding sequence ATGCCGTCAATGCCCGAGTGGCTGCAAAAGCTGCTGCCCATCCTCATTCTGCTCGCGGCGATTGGCCTGGTCTTCGCGCGGCTGCCCAAGGTGGAGCTGGGACACTCCGAGGCCTTCAAGCGCCGCCGGTTCTTCAACTGGTTCCCGCTGGGGATGACGTACGCGTTCCTCTACATGGGACGCTACAACGTGAACATCGCCACCAGCGCGATGGGCAACCGGACGACGAACGCGGACTTCGGCACCATCTTCTTCTGGGGCACCATCGTCTACGGCGTCGCGTTCCTGCTCAACGGTCCGCTCACGGACCGGCTGGGCGGCCGCAAGACGATCCTCCTGTCCGCCGCCGGCTCCTCGGTCTGCAACGTGCTGATGGGCGCGGTGGTTTACGCGGTGCTGACCCAGAACTGGCAGCCGCCCGGGGGGCTCGTGGCGGTGTTGTCGGTCCTCTACGCGGCCAACATGTACTTCCAGAGCTTCGGGGCCGTCTCCATCGTCAAGGTGAACGCGGCCTGGTTTCACGTCCGCGAGCGCGGGCTGCTGGGCGGGGTGTTCGGCATCCTCATCTCCCTGGGTGTCTACTTCGCGTATGACTGGAGCGCGCTGATCGTCAAGGCGGCGCCCACCTACTGGGTGTTCTTCGTCCCGGCCGCCATCCTGCTGGCCTTCGTGGTGCTGGACTTCTTCGTCATCCGGGACACGCCGGGGGACACGGGCCACCCGGATTTCGACACCGCGGATGCCTCCTCGGGGGACACGGGCCCCCAGCTGGGATTGAAGGCCGTGGTGTCGCGGATGCTCCGCAACCCCACCATCGTCGTCATCCTGCTCATCGAGTTCTGCAGCGGCTACATGCGCAACGCCATCATGCAGTGGTACCCCAAGTTCGCGAAGGCGACAGGCATTGGCGGAACGTTCGTCGCCTCCAACTGGGGCATGCTGCTGTGCGTGGCGGGCATCACCGGGGGCATGTTCGCGGGCGTCATCTCCGACCGGCTCTTCGACTCCCGGCGGGGGCCTGTCTCCGCGGTGCTCTACGCGGGCATGAGCGCGGGGGCCGTGGCCAGCCTCTTTCTCATCGACAGCATGATGCTGGGGTGGACGGTCATCTTCATGTCCCTGTGTGTCATTGGTGTGCACGGCATGCTCTCCGGCACGGCCAGCATGGACTTCGGGGGCAAGAAGAACGCGGGCGTCGCGGTGGGTATCATCGACGGCGCCGTCTACCTGGGCACCGCCGCGCAGTCGCTGCTGCTCGGGAGCATCCTGCCGTCGGGCGAGGCCGCCAAGAGCGCGGCCAACTGGAGCAACTGGCCCATTGCCCTGGTGCCCTTGTCCTTCGCCGGGCTGCTGCTCGCCACGCGGGTATGGAACGCCAGGCCCCAGCCGAAGGCGGCACCCCTGCCCACGGCAGCGCCCGTGGAGACGCTTCCCGCGCCCCGGACGGGCACGGAAGGGTGA
- a CDS encoding bifunctional metallophosphatase/5'-nucleotidase, whose product MPLMDGEEYNLAGQEVRLSILHTSDIHSRLIPYDFAPLKTDTDLGLIPEAGPFGGATRMAALLKRERQRGERVIHLDSGDCFQGAPIFNTNKGEAEFRFLSGVGLDAAVVGNHEFDAGAPNFVQKARDHAVFPLLSANYFWNDARESGNNGASAVTMPYTIRTIKGLRVGIIGMANISSLNSIVEGGNSLQATPLEQNEAARAYVDLLRPVTDLVVVVSHLGLTEDQDMVLGYEGYYEYEAARPFILRENNPWKILEWRGEEGNLKSVVRVQIPGVSGIDVIMGGHLHVVLNPPQSIIDPSGRKVLLSHSGAFAKYVGRLDLVVKVPQEPSLDGAELVSHDYRAMPLDALWCNDAMRAYYQDSFWNPGQFASNPRVRTAIEECQNLEDRWTTGLMQSYILGMDTNLQLTSIFSYAPSDVARRNNSTGGDSPLGNLTADSMRKRRRVEAEMALTNSLGIRDNLYAGVITQEAMFNVFPFENTINIMYLSGVEMQELFDFVTERSAERGCVSQAQVSGARFTMDCAQAQLNALSIPCNPNEGGAAKWCPQENRAGHSPWQCLADQNQGRCWANPATDIQINGKPLDPRGTYRIAVNDYIAKGGSGFRVLKSNTTRIETGISLRDSLIGYMQGFCTCEDINKGRETSKTGERCGTLIDGQWTISEQVRAFCGQARDFKSALQKEVGSCTCGGLLSKPDDLQRCGVPDLTPESLQATCNIPPGPFTGRCSCREALAGTNPTCGTITPQLKNFCENPTAMGISGAIEDGRIGRRVK is encoded by the coding sequence ATGCCGTTGATGGATGGCGAGGAGTACAACCTGGCGGGACAAGAGGTTCGTCTCTCCATCCTTCACACCTCCGATATTCACTCGCGGCTCATCCCGTACGACTTCGCCCCGCTGAAGACGGATACGGACCTGGGGCTCATCCCCGAGGCGGGTCCCTTCGGCGGCGCGACCCGCATGGCCGCGCTGCTCAAGCGCGAGCGTCAGCGCGGTGAGCGCGTCATTCACCTGGACTCGGGTGACTGCTTCCAGGGCGCGCCCATCTTCAACACCAACAAGGGCGAGGCGGAGTTCCGCTTCCTGTCCGGTGTGGGGCTGGACGCGGCGGTGGTGGGCAATCACGAGTTCGACGCGGGCGCCCCCAACTTCGTCCAGAAGGCGCGCGACCACGCCGTGTTCCCGCTGCTGTCGGCCAACTACTTCTGGAACGACGCCCGCGAGAGCGGCAACAACGGCGCCTCGGCCGTCACCATGCCCTACACCATCCGCACCATCAAAGGCCTGCGGGTGGGCATCATCGGCATGGCCAACATCTCCTCGCTCAACTCCATCGTGGAGGGTGGCAACTCGCTGCAGGCCACCCCGCTGGAGCAGAACGAGGCGGCGCGCGCCTACGTGGACCTGCTGCGCCCGGTGACGGATCTGGTCGTCGTCGTCAGCCACCTGGGCCTTACCGAGGACCAGGACATGGTGCTCGGCTACGAGGGCTACTACGAGTACGAGGCGGCCCGTCCCTTCATCCTGCGCGAGAACAACCCCTGGAAGATCCTCGAGTGGCGCGGCGAGGAGGGCAACCTCAAGTCCGTGGTCCGGGTGCAGATCCCCGGCGTGAGCGGCATCGACGTCATCATGGGCGGCCACCTCCACGTGGTGCTCAACCCGCCGCAGAGCATCATCGACCCCAGCGGCCGCAAGGTGCTGCTGTCCCACTCGGGCGCGTTCGCCAAGTACGTGGGCCGGTTGGATCTGGTGGTGAAGGTGCCCCAGGAGCCGTCGCTGGATGGCGCGGAGCTGGTGAGCCACGACTACCGCGCCATGCCGCTCGACGCGCTGTGGTGCAACGACGCCATGCGCGCCTACTACCAGGACAGCTTCTGGAATCCGGGCCAGTTCGCCAGCAACCCCCGGGTGCGCACCGCCATCGAGGAGTGCCAGAACCTGGAGGACCGTTGGACCACGGGGCTGATGCAGTCCTACATCCTGGGGATGGACACCAACCTCCAGCTCACGTCCATCTTCTCCTACGCGCCGAGCGATGTGGCGCGCCGCAACAACTCCACGGGCGGCGACTCCCCGCTGGGCAACCTCACCGCCGACTCCATGCGCAAGCGCCGCCGGGTGGAGGCGGAGATGGCCCTCACCAACTCGCTGGGCATCCGCGACAACCTCTACGCGGGCGTCATCACCCAGGAGGCGATGTTCAACGTGTTCCCCTTCGAGAACACGATCAACATCATGTACCTGTCCGGCGTGGAGATGCAGGAGCTGTTCGACTTCGTCACCGAGCGCTCCGCGGAGCGCGGCTGTGTCAGCCAGGCCCAGGTCTCCGGCGCCCGCTTCACCATGGACTGCGCCCAGGCCCAGCTCAATGCCCTGAGCATCCCCTGTAACCCCAATGAGGGGGGGGCCGCCAAGTGGTGTCCCCAGGAGAACCGGGCGGGCCACTCCCCCTGGCAGTGCCTGGCGGATCAAAACCAGGGCCGGTGCTGGGCCAACCCCGCCACCGACATCCAGATCAACGGCAAGCCGCTGGATCCGCGAGGCACCTACCGCATCGCCGTCAACGACTACATCGCCAAGGGCGGCTCGGGCTTCCGGGTGCTCAAGAGCAACACCACCCGCATCGAGACGGGCATCTCCCTGCGTGACTCGCTCATCGGCTACATGCAGGGCTTCTGCACCTGCGAGGACATCAACAAGGGCCGGGAGACGTCCAAGACGGGCGAGCGCTGCGGCACCCTGATCGACGGCCAGTGGACGATCAGCGAGCAGGTCCGCGCCTTCTGCGGCCAGGCCAGGGACTTCAAGAGCGCCCTGCAGAAAGAGGTGGGCAGCTGCACCTGCGGCGGGCTGCTGAGCAAGCCCGATGATTTGCAGCGGTGCGGGGTGCCGGACCTGACGCCCGAATCCCTGCAGGCCACCTGCAACATCCCCCCGGGCCCCTTCACGGGCCGGTGCAGCTGCCGCGAGGCGCTGGCGGGCACCAACCCCACGTGCGGCACCATCACCCCACAGCTGAAGAACTTCTGTGAGAACCCCACCGCCATGGGCATCTCGGGCGCAATCGAAGACGGCCGGATCGGCCGGAGGGTGAAGTGA
- the pdhA gene encoding pyruvate dehydrogenase (acetyl-transferring) E1 component subunit alpha — MASPYSKELLLTMYRKMYLIRRFEERAGQQYGLGKIAGFCHLYIGQEATAVGAIEAIRPDDYMLSAYRDHGQPLARGADAGMVMAELFGRGTGYSKGKGGSMHIFDIEHHFYGGYGIVGGQIPLAAGMAFASRYRNEDRVTVCYFGDAAANQGAFHETLNMASKWKLPVIYICENNRYGMGTAVGRTSAVPEMYKRAVAYNMRGEPVDGMDCLKMYETVKDAAEYCRAGKGPVLLEANTYRFRGHSMADPANYRTKQEVEDERKNDPIPKIKDFTLKKKLAKEEEFDAIDEEVKAQVDAAVKFADESPEPSLEELWRDTIVEPGEEDVRPRERVLGMKVKWPSYPSGQELKVTWDLEPREQAEKEDKKAGLAR; from the coding sequence GTGGCAAGCCCGTACTCGAAAGAACTGCTGTTGACGATGTACCGGAAGATGTACCTCATCCGCCGCTTCGAGGAGCGCGCGGGGCAGCAGTACGGCCTGGGGAAGATCGCCGGTTTCTGCCACCTCTACATCGGCCAGGAAGCCACGGCCGTAGGAGCCATCGAGGCCATCCGGCCGGATGACTACATGCTCTCGGCGTACCGGGACCACGGCCAGCCGCTGGCCCGTGGCGCCGATGCGGGCATGGTGATGGCGGAGCTGTTCGGCCGGGGCACCGGCTACAGCAAGGGCAAGGGCGGCTCGATGCACATCTTCGACATCGAGCACCACTTCTACGGAGGCTACGGCATCGTCGGCGGCCAGATTCCCCTGGCGGCGGGCATGGCGTTCGCCAGCCGCTACCGCAACGAGGACCGCGTCACGGTGTGCTACTTCGGCGACGCCGCGGCCAACCAGGGCGCCTTCCACGAGACGCTCAACATGGCCTCCAAGTGGAAGCTGCCGGTCATCTACATCTGCGAGAACAACCGCTACGGCATGGGCACGGCCGTGGGCCGCACCTCCGCGGTGCCGGAGATGTACAAGCGCGCGGTGGCCTACAACATGCGCGGTGAGCCGGTGGACGGCATGGACTGCCTGAAGATGTACGAGACGGTGAAGGACGCCGCCGAGTACTGCCGCGCCGGCAAGGGCCCCGTGCTGCTGGAGGCCAACACCTACCGCTTCCGCGGCCACTCCATGGCCGACCCCGCCAACTACCGCACCAAGCAAGAGGTGGAGGACGAGCGCAAGAACGACCCCATCCCGAAGATCAAGGACTTCACGCTCAAGAAGAAGCTGGCGAAGGAGGAGGAGTTCGACGCCATCGACGAAGAGGTGAAGGCGCAGGTGGATGCGGCGGTGAAGTTCGCCGACGAGTCGCCCGAGCCGAGCCTCGAGGAGCTGTGGCGCGACACCATCGTGGAGCCGGGCGAGGAGGATGTGCGCCCCCGCGAGCGCGTGCTGGGCATGAAGGTGAAGTGGCCCTCGTACCCCTCCGGCCAGGAGCTGAAGGTGACGTGGGATCTCGAGCCGCGTGAGCAGGCCGAGAAGGAAGACAAGAAGGCCGGCCTGGCGCGCTAA
- a CDS encoding pyruvate dehydrogenase complex E1 component subunit beta, which yields MAELMYREALNQALAEEMERDANVFLIGEEVGRYNGAFKVSQGLLDKFGSARIIDAPISELGFTGMAAGAAMVGLRPVVEMMTWNFAILAMDQIVNNAAKLRHMSGGQLRCPIVFRGPGGAGGRLSSQHSQALEANYAHFPGLKVIAPATPADAKGLLKAAIRDENPVVMIEGERLYAVKGEVPEGEHVVPIGKADVKREGKDVSIITWSRMYYFCEEAAKQLEQEGISVEILDLRTLRPLDEEAILATVRKTNRVVIVEEGWALAGVGASVVDIIQSKAFDDLDAPVARVTGLDVNMSYAANLENATQPDAAKIAAAVKKVLYREGA from the coding sequence ATGGCCGAGTTGATGTATCGCGAGGCGCTGAACCAGGCACTCGCCGAGGAGATGGAGCGCGACGCCAACGTCTTCCTGATTGGTGAGGAAGTGGGTCGCTATAACGGGGCCTTCAAGGTGTCCCAGGGGCTGCTGGACAAGTTCGGAAGCGCGCGCATCATCGACGCGCCCATCTCCGAGCTGGGCTTCACCGGCATGGCCGCGGGCGCCGCGATGGTGGGCCTCCGCCCGGTGGTGGAGATGATGACGTGGAACTTCGCCATCCTGGCGATGGACCAGATCGTCAACAACGCGGCCAAGCTGCGGCACATGTCCGGCGGCCAGCTGCGCTGCCCCATCGTGTTCCGCGGGCCGGGTGGCGCGGGTGGCCGCCTGTCCAGCCAGCACAGCCAGGCGCTGGAGGCCAACTACGCCCACTTCCCGGGCCTGAAGGTGATTGCGCCGGCCACGCCCGCGGATGCCAAGGGCCTGCTCAAGGCGGCCATCCGGGACGAGAACCCGGTGGTGATGATCGAGGGCGAGCGCCTGTATGCCGTCAAGGGCGAGGTGCCCGAGGGCGAGCACGTGGTTCCCATCGGCAAGGCCGATGTGAAGCGCGAGGGCAAGGACGTCTCCATCATCACGTGGAGCCGCATGTACTACTTCTGCGAGGAGGCCGCGAAGCAGCTCGAGCAGGAGGGCATCTCCGTGGAGATCCTCGACCTGCGCACGCTGCGCCCGCTGGACGAGGAGGCCATCCTGGCCACCGTCCGCAAGACGAACCGCGTGGTCATCGTGGAAGAGGGCTGGGCGCTGGCCGGTGTGGGCGCCTCCGTGGTGGACATCATCCAGTCCAAGGCCTTCGATGACCTGGATGCGCCCGTCGCGCGCGTCACGGGCCTGGACGTGAACATGTCCTATGCGGCGAACCTGGAGAACGCGACCCAGCCGGACGCCGCGAAGATCGCCGCTGCCGTGAAGAAGGTCCTCTACCGAGAGGGAGCCTGA
- a CDS encoding L-dopachrome tautomerase-related protein, with product MRLALLPVAALLAAGCARTSTRPEAAAGSPEAREPELELVARSPRQWTGIAVSNEGRIFVNFPRWSEDVPTSVAEVKDGAIVPWPDAAWNSWTPGGSAEGRFVAVQSVVVDRKNRLWVLDTGNPGFKGVIAPPRLHRFELSGGPPARTYAFPPEVSSGDSYLNDVSVDTERELAYLTDSQAGGLVVLDLNTGSARKVLAQHPSTHAEFSHLTVMGRPMKKAVQSDGIAVSLDGQTLYWSALTGHTLWRIPTEALRDASLTDEALAGRLERVHTIVAPDGIFFDRKGVLWLGGLENSSVNRYVPGGSYAQVIQDDRLRWPDSLTEGPEEKIYVTTSQIHLPPAERGPYEIYRFQP from the coding sequence GTGCGTTTGGCCCTTCTCCCTGTCGCCGCCTTGCTGGCGGCCGGTTGTGCCCGGACTTCCACCCGCCCCGAGGCTGCCGCGGGTTCACCGGAGGCCCGCGAGCCCGAGCTGGAGCTGGTGGCCCGCTCTCCCCGGCAGTGGACGGGGATCGCCGTCTCGAACGAGGGGCGGATCTTCGTCAACTTCCCGCGCTGGTCCGAGGACGTCCCCACCTCCGTCGCGGAGGTGAAGGACGGTGCCATCGTTCCCTGGCCGGATGCCGCCTGGAACAGCTGGACCCCGGGCGGCAGCGCCGAGGGCCGCTTCGTCGCCGTGCAGAGCGTGGTGGTGGACCGCAAGAACCGGCTCTGGGTCCTGGACACCGGCAACCCCGGCTTCAAGGGCGTCATCGCCCCGCCCCGGCTGCACCGGTTCGAGCTCTCCGGCGGCCCGCCGGCGCGCACCTATGCCTTCCCGCCCGAGGTGTCCTCCGGGGACAGCTACCTCAACGACGTGAGCGTCGATACCGAGCGGGAGCTCGCCTACCTCACCGACTCGCAGGCCGGGGGGTTGGTGGTGCTGGACCTGAACACGGGAAGCGCCCGCAAGGTGCTGGCCCAGCACCCCTCCACCCATGCCGAGTTCAGCCACCTGACCGTGATGGGCCGGCCCATGAAGAAGGCGGTCCAGTCTGACGGCATCGCGGTCAGCCTGGATGGCCAGACGCTCTACTGGTCGGCCCTCACGGGCCACACCCTGTGGCGCATCCCCACCGAGGCGCTGCGCGATGCCAGCCTCACGGATGAGGCGCTCGCGGGCCGGCTCGAACGCGTGCACACCATCGTCGCGCCGGATGGGATTTTCTTTGACCGCAAAGGAGTGCTCTGGCTCGGCGGGCTGGAGAACAGCTCGGTCAACCGGTACGTCCCGGGTGGGAGCTATGCGCAGGTGATTCAGGATGACCGGCTGCGCTGGCCCGACAGCCTGACCGAGGGGCCCGAGGAGAAAATCTACGTCACCACCTCGCAGATCCACCTGCCGCCCGCCGAGCGGGGACCCTACGAAATCTACCGTTTCCAGCCCTGA
- a CDS encoding NUDIX hydrolase encodes MRSNNTSVTDIEIIEDFSPTARCDEGFLRVRRLRCQNRRADGSASKVYRVDVVDRPRLDAVAVLVYRRGASGLEVLTRMNLRPAAFFRKGKDMAVPDGRSYLRVEEIVAGLLELEDKGEEGLRHRAAEEVREEAGYVVSPEEIRLLGAGFFVAPGILSEKVFPAAVDVTGKQPQTPEGDGSPLEEGTELRWHPIEALLAACRRGEVPDAKTEIAITRLLAGQP; translated from the coding sequence ATGCGATCAAACAACACGTCTGTCACTGATATCGAGATCATCGAGGATTTCTCGCCTACCGCGAGATGCGACGAAGGGTTTCTGCGGGTGAGGCGGTTGCGCTGCCAGAACCGGCGCGCGGATGGCTCGGCTTCCAAGGTGTACCGGGTGGACGTGGTGGATCGTCCGCGCCTGGACGCGGTGGCGGTGCTCGTCTACCGCCGCGGTGCGTCGGGGCTGGAGGTGCTCACGCGGATGAACCTCCGGCCCGCGGCGTTCTTCCGCAAGGGCAAGGACATGGCGGTGCCGGACGGGCGCAGCTACCTGCGCGTGGAGGAGATCGTCGCGGGGCTGCTGGAACTGGAGGACAAGGGGGAGGAGGGGTTGCGGCACCGCGCGGCGGAGGAGGTGCGCGAGGAAGCGGGCTACGTGGTGTCACCCGAGGAGATCCGCTTGCTGGGGGCGGGGTTCTTCGTGGCCCCGGGCATCCTGTCGGAGAAGGTGTTTCCGGCGGCGGTGGATGTGACGGGCAAGCAGCCGCAGACGCCGGAGGGAGATGGCTCGCCCCTGGAAGAGGGGACGGAGCTGCGCTGGCACCCCATCGAGGCGTTGCTCGCGGCGTGCCGGCGCGGCGAGGTGCCGGACGCGAAGACGGAGATCGCCATCACCCGGTTGCTGGCCGGGCAGCCGTAG